The Flavobacterium commune genome contains a region encoding:
- a CDS encoding helix-turn-helix domain-containing protein — MKLFLKTDSHFLIKKILKEKLDVFNVKYNLINTNEILFLENIDTDTYQKINSTLNEYGFEIIENQKNIIVQKIKETIIEMIVNDEIPSVKSSVYLAEKLNHSYGYLSNLFSEVTYTSIENFIILQKIEYVKKLITHHNLTLTEIAFKLNYSSVAHLSSQFKNTTGITPSAFQRILKKRSEINNQNIN; from the coding sequence TTGAAATTATTTTTAAAAACGGACAGCCATTTTCTAATTAAGAAAATTTTAAAAGAGAAATTAGATGTATTCAACGTCAAATACAATCTTATTAATACCAATGAAATTTTATTTTTAGAAAACATTGATACAGATACTTATCAAAAAATAAATTCGACATTAAACGAATATGGATTTGAAATTATCGAAAATCAAAAAAATATAATTGTACAAAAAATCAAAGAAACTATTATCGAAATGATAGTCAACGACGAAATTCCTTCGGTAAAAAGTTCTGTATATCTTGCTGAAAAACTAAACCATAGTTACGGATACCTTTCTAATCTTTTTTCGGAAGTTACTTACACTTCGATTGAGAATTTTATCATTCTTCAAAAAATTGAATATGTCAAAAAACTCATTACTCACCATAATTTGACCTTAACCGAAATTGCTTTTAAACTCAATTATTCAAGTGTAGCGCATTTGAGTTCTCAATTTAAAAACACAACCGGAATTACACCTTCGGCTTTTCAAAGAATACTAAAAAAACGCAGCGAAATTAACAATCAAAATATCAACTAA
- a CDS encoding ABC transporter substrate-binding protein produces MKQYSLIDDIGTQHTFDKVPQRIISLVPSQTELLVDLGLEAKLVGITKFCIHPKDLRIKKQIVGGTKKVDYDKIRALAPDIIICNKEENTLEIVENLREICHVWVTDIISVEDNFNMISDFGNLFDCVAEAENWNRKLALAFSNFKSFIATKPVKKVAYFIWKNPYMVAGSGNFIDELLQLNHFENAFANQPRYPEIELEKLNPDGDLNYVFLSSEPYPFKEKDALKMANYTNSAKCIFVDGEMFSWHGSRLLKAFDYFKELQQKL; encoded by the coding sequence TTGAAACAGTACTCATTAATCGACGATATTGGAACTCAGCATACTTTTGATAAAGTACCGCAACGGATTATTTCTTTAGTGCCTTCGCAAACGGAATTATTGGTTGATTTAGGATTGGAAGCTAAATTGGTTGGGATTACAAAATTTTGTATTCATCCAAAAGATTTACGAATTAAAAAACAAATTGTAGGCGGAACGAAAAAGGTAGATTATGATAAGATTAGAGCCTTAGCTCCCGATATTATTATTTGTAATAAAGAAGAAAACACTTTGGAAATAGTAGAAAATCTTCGTGAAATCTGTCACGTTTGGGTAACTGATATTATTAGCGTTGAAGATAATTTTAATATGATAAGCGATTTTGGAAATCTCTTTGATTGTGTTGCTGAAGCCGAAAATTGGAATAGAAAATTAGCTTTAGCTTTTAGTAATTTTAAAAGTTTTATAGCAACGAAGCCTGTGAAAAAAGTGGCTTATTTTATTTGGAAAAATCCTTATATGGTGGCGGGTTCAGGTAATTTTATTGATGAATTATTGCAATTAAATCATTTTGAAAACGCGTTTGCAAACCAACCAAGGTATCCTGAGATTGAACTCGAAAAATTAAATCCGGATGGAGATTTAAACTATGTTTTTTTGTCCTCAGAACCTTATCCTTTTAAAGAAAAAGATGCTTTAAAAATGGCAAATTACACTAATTCCGCAAAATGTATTTTTGTAGATGGTGAAATGTTTTCCTGGCACGGAAGCCGATTGTTAAAAGCTTTCGACTATTTTAAAGAATTACAACAAAAGTTATAA
- a CDS encoding response regulator — MQKDFILITLADDDEDDRLFFTDAFEELKINTVVNTVNDGVALMNFLNAPETILPNIIFLDLNMPLKSGIECLKEIKANPKFKDIVIAIYSTSSSEEDIENTFVLGANIYIKKPNHFGKLKEVLSEVVTLNWQYITSGLNKDNFLLRM, encoded by the coding sequence ATGCAAAAAGATTTTATCTTAATTACTCTTGCCGATGATGACGAAGACGACCGATTGTTTTTTACAGATGCTTTTGAGGAATTAAAAATCAATACGGTAGTAAATACGGTAAACGATGGCGTGGCCTTGATGAATTTCCTTAATGCTCCCGAAACGATTTTGCCTAATATTATTTTCTTAGACTTAAATATGCCTCTAAAATCTGGCATAGAATGTTTGAAAGAAATTAAAGCGAATCCCAAATTTAAAGATATTGTAATTGCTATTTATTCGACTTCTTCCTCTGAGGAAGATATCGAAAACACCTTTGTTTTAGGAGCGAATATTTATATAAAAAAACCAAATCATTTTGGAAAACTAAAAGAAGTTTTATCAGAAGTAGTGACTTTGAACTGGCAATATATCACCTCGGGATTAAATAAAGATAATTTTTTATTACGCATGTAA
- the pyrF gene encoding orotidine-5'-phosphate decarboxylase — translation MTTQQLIEQIRLKKSFLCVGLDVDLNKIPQSFLEKEDPIFEFNKAIIDATHDLAVAYKPNTAFFEAYGIKGWISLQKTINYINNNYPDIFTIADAKRGDIGNTSSMYAKAFFEDLNFDSITVAPYMGKDSVEPFLAFEDKHTIMLALTSNEGAFDFQTLDVDGTELYKRVLETSKTWKNSENLMYVVGATKAEYFTEIRKIVPDSFLLVPGVGAQGGSLSEVCKYGMNGNVGLLINSSRGIIYASKEADFAEKARAEALKMQQEMEAILESRK, via the coding sequence ATGACTACACAACAGTTAATTGAACAAATCAGATTGAAAAAATCCTTCTTGTGCGTAGGATTAGATGTCGATTTGAATAAAATTCCTCAAAGTTTTTTAGAAAAAGAAGATCCTATTTTTGAATTCAATAAAGCAATAATTGATGCCACTCATGATTTGGCAGTTGCTTATAAACCCAATACTGCTTTTTTTGAAGCTTACGGTATAAAAGGATGGATTTCTTTGCAAAAAACGATTAATTATATCAACAATAATTATCCCGATATTTTTACCATTGCGGATGCTAAACGTGGCGATATTGGAAATACTTCATCCATGTATGCCAAAGCTTTTTTCGAAGATTTGAACTTTGATAGTATTACCGTTGCACCATATATGGGGAAAGATTCTGTAGAACCTTTTTTAGCTTTCGAAGACAAACATACTATTATGTTAGCCTTGACTTCTAACGAAGGTGCTTTTGATTTTCAAACCCTTGATGTTGATGGAACAGAACTATACAAACGCGTTTTAGAAACTTCTAAAACATGGAAGAATTCGGAGAATTTGATGTATGTAGTAGGAGCTACTAAAGCGGAGTATTTTACTGAGATAAGAAAAATTGTTCCCGATAGTTTCTTGTTAGTTCCGGGTGTTGGCGCGCAAGGAGGAAGTTTATCAGAAGTTTGTAAATACGGAATGAATGGCAATGTAGGATTACTAATTAATTCTTCAAGAGGAATTATTTATGCTTCTAAAGAAGCTGATTTTGCCGAGAAAGCAAGAGCTGAAGCTTTGAAAATGCAGCAGGAAATGGAAGCTATTTTGGAATCCAGAAAATAA
- a CDS encoding sensor histidine kinase produces the protein MDKISDSIMNTYAISIELGQLISYIKDAETGHRGYVITNDSTYLEPFINARKNVNLTFQSLNNTIKSDTVKQQQLIRIYDLVDKRFSYFKNNFANNDEFNTDFKNGKIVMDSLRNEIDTMLSTENKLLSTKDKLYKYNNSNTPLIVFSTFLISILILGLGYMRIIKNYKDLVTQNIRLKIFDESSKQAEILGKYGSWVLNIEDKNFSFSDNKFRLLGCKPQSFEANLENLLNFIHPDDKEIFTAAFQEIEESAMLPLIHYRILKKDTLEVRHFRTTAKIFIDKLGNKNMIGTTQDITEDYNKTQLIELRNKELVQNNKELTEFNHVASHDLQEPLRKIQTFISRIEDREKEQLSETAKGYFEKIQEASNRMRILIDDLLQYSRTNRSEKRFEEVDLNQVVSNALSELSENIAEKKAVIHFEKLHSIQGIQFQLEQLFINIISNSLKYSKTDEAVIMDINSKKVKAFKVPKLKDDSKKEYLKITFKDNGLGFEQEYAEKIFLLFNRLHGKKEYPGTGVGLAICKKIVENHKGYIFAKGKVNQGAEFEIYLPI, from the coding sequence TTGGATAAAATAAGTGATTCGATTATGAATACCTATGCCATTTCTATCGAATTAGGTCAACTTATATCCTACATAAAAGATGCCGAAACAGGGCATAGAGGCTATGTTATTACTAATGATTCTACTTATTTAGAACCTTTTATCAATGCCCGAAAAAATGTAAATCTCACTTTTCAGTCCTTAAATAATACCATAAAATCAGACACTGTTAAGCAACAACAACTCATTCGGATTTACGATTTGGTTGACAAACGTTTTTCGTATTTCAAAAACAATTTTGCCAATAATGACGAATTTAATACCGATTTTAAAAACGGAAAAATAGTCATGGATTCCTTGAGAAATGAGATTGACACTATGCTCAGTACCGAAAATAAATTATTAAGTACCAAAGATAAACTCTATAAATACAACAATTCTAACACACCTTTAATTGTATTTTCTACTTTCTTAATTTCAATTCTGATTTTAGGTTTGGGTTATATGCGAATTATTAAAAACTACAAAGACTTAGTTACTCAAAATATTAGACTGAAAATATTTGACGAATCGAGTAAACAAGCCGAAATACTAGGGAAATACGGTAGCTGGGTTCTTAATATCGAAGACAAAAACTTTAGTTTTTCGGATAATAAATTTCGTTTGCTGGGTTGTAAACCGCAATCCTTTGAAGCTAATTTAGAAAATTTATTAAACTTCATTCATCCTGATGACAAAGAGATTTTTACAGCTGCTTTTCAGGAAATCGAAGAATCAGCCATGCTGCCACTTATCCATTATCGAATATTAAAAAAAGATACGCTTGAAGTTCGTCATTTTAGAACTACAGCTAAAATTTTCATCGATAAATTGGGGAATAAAAACATGATAGGTACCACTCAGGACATTACCGAAGATTATAACAAAACCCAATTAATCGAGCTGAGAAATAAAGAATTAGTACAAAACAACAAGGAATTAACTGAATTTAATCATGTAGCCAGCCATGATTTACAGGAACCACTTCGGAAAATTCAAACTTTTATTTCCAGAATTGAAGACCGGGAAAAAGAGCAATTGTCGGAAACAGCAAAGGGTTATTTCGAAAAAATTCAGGAAGCTTCTAACAGAATGCGCATTTTAATTGATGACTTATTACAATATTCCAGAACCAATCGCTCAGAAAAAAGATTTGAAGAAGTCGATTTAAATCAGGTTGTATCCAATGCCTTAAGCGAACTTTCGGAAAATATAGCCGAGAAAAAAGCGGTAATCCATTTCGAAAAACTACACAGCATTCAGGGAATTCAGTTCCAACTGGAACAACTCTTTATTAATATTATAAGTAATTCATTAAAATATTCAAAAACCGATGAAGCAGTTATTATGGATATTAATTCTAAAAAAGTAAAAGCATTTAAAGTTCCAAAATTAAAAGACGATTCGAAAAAAGAATACCTAAAAATTACTTTCAAAGACAACGGACTGGGATTTGAACAGGAATATGCCGAAAAAATATTCTTGCTTTTCAATAGATTACATGGTAAAAAGGAATATCCCGGAACCGGAGTAGGACTGGCTATTTGTAAAAAAATTGTCGAAAACCACAAAGGCTACATTTTTGCAAAAGGAAAAGTCAATCAGGGAGCTGAATTCGAGATTTATTTACCCATTTAA